The following coding sequences are from one Eucalyptus grandis isolate ANBG69807.140 chromosome 11, ASM1654582v1, whole genome shotgun sequence window:
- the LOC120289836 gene encoding LOW QUALITY PROTEIN: uncharacterized protein LOC120289836 (The sequence of the model RefSeq protein was modified relative to this genomic sequence to represent the inferred CDS: inserted 2 bases in 1 codon; deleted 1 base in 1 codon): FLWDYSHSASGRDHDFVPTSTSDANNPHSSCRLFSLDEAIKAIPLELFLQIAGSLRSLMTINKCTKRLLXLADLPDEEYRVLMDTQATGRLSVIIDILRRLKLIRLVNYGHREDGVKVPHAVLTDALELKPYIEEPLSSVAKPMSLVSLDLRPRIRHDFFLSNRGAVDEYWHTLEYCYAATDPRAAIHAFPGSAVHEDI, encoded by the exons TTTCTTTGGGATTATTCGCACTCTGCTTCTGGTCGTGATCATGATTTTGTGCCTACATCAACAAGTGATGCAAACAATCCTCATAGCAGCTGTAGACTGTTTTCTCTAGATGAGGCTATTAAAGCCATTCCACTGGAGTTATTCTTGCAGATTGCAGGTTCGCTCAGAAGTTTGATGACAATTAACAAATGTACAAAGAGGCTTTT TCTCGCGGATCTTCCTGATGAGGAATACAGGGTACTAATGGATACTCAGGCAACAGGGAGACTATCTGTGATCATTGATATCTTACGGAGGTTGAAG TTGATCAGACTGGTGAATTATGGGCATAGGGAGGATGGAGTCAAGGTTCCACATGCAGTTTTAACGGATGCACTGGAGCTTAAGCCTTACATTGAGGAGCCACTGTCAAGTGTTGCAAAGCCAATGAGTCTTGTATCTCTTGATCTCCGCCCTCGCATAAGACACGATTTCTTTTTATCAAACAGAGGTGCTGTTGATGAATACTGGCATACTCTGGAATATTGTTATGCTGCTACAGATCCAAGGGCT GCTATACATGCATTTCCTGGATCTGCTGTTCATgaa GACATTTAG